A segment of the Dermacentor andersoni chromosome 5, qqDerAnde1_hic_scaffold, whole genome shotgun sequence genome:
TTCTTGAGGAAATGTCTATTATAAATTGTAGCTTGCCTAAACCATGCCGAGTGCATCATGCCAATAGCTATACAATCAATGTGTGTTGCATCAATGAAGTGATTGCTTATTTGCTAACTATGCAGAATTCCTTTTTCCAAGGGCGGCTATGGGGGCTAGTTTTATAACTGGCACTGAGCggaaaaaatgaattctgaggtGGTTTTCTGTGCCAAAACGTcatgattgtgaggcacaccgtagtggaatactccagattagttttgaccatctggggttctttaacatgcatttaAACATAAATacacaggtgttcttgcatttcgtcgtTATCGAAACGTGGCCACCGAGGCCAGTATCAAACCcatgaccttgagctcagcagtgtAAAGCCACGGCCACTGTGCTACCACTGCTGCCAGTGAATAGGCATCAGTGGTAGCAGAACCTTTGCAGAATCTAAGTGCGAAATCATGAAGCAAGAATACGACTGTAAACTATATAGCTTATAGCTCTCTGCATAGGTGACAGCCATCATGCATCGTTTATGCACAGTGCTGTGAGAGTGCAGTGACGGTTCCTAAATGCAACTGGACTTTTTGACTGCCTTCAGTAGGGTCACGAGCACTCAGGTGCGTGCGTGCATTCAAACTGTTGTTTTTCCTTCTCATCTTTGTGTCCCCTCTTCCTCCTCCCCTGGAACAGGGTAGCAAATTGGGAGCAAACCTGTGTAACTGCCCTGCCTCTACAAATTTTTTTCGTCTCTTTCTCTCCACCTCCACTTTAATGTGTAACACAGTTGGAGCAGCAGCTGCTGTGGCCGCAGTGCCTGTTGTGCTTTCTGCAGTCGGATTTGGCACGGCTGGTGTGTCGGCAGGCTCGACAGCTGCTGGTATTCAGTCGACAATGGGCGGCTTTATTGCCAAGGGCAGCCTGTTCTCACTCTGCCAGAGCTGGGGCGCCGTGGGCCTGCCAGCCGCTACTCAAGCCGCAACCGCAGTGGCCGGAGCTGGCCTTGGTGGCGGCGCTGCTGCTGTAGGTGCATCAACCACGGTGCAGTCTGGGGCCGCCAAGATGGGAGCGTGCCTCAAGACAGCTGCCAGCACCACTGCAGCAGTGGTGCCGGCAGCAGTGTGGTTCGTGGCCTCCAAAACGGGCACATGTTTGGGCAGCGCCACGGCAGCGGTGAAGGCAGGGGCAGTAGCAGCTGGGATGCATCTGGGCATTGGAGGCACTGATGCAGCTGCTGACGCCCTTGATAAGTTGCCAGCAGCGCGGCTATAGAGAATCCGTGCGTCATCAAAGCACGCATGCTTTGGAGACATACTATTAGAACAAGAAACAAGACACAGTACGCAAAGCCTGTGTGTCATATTTTGTCATGTTTCGTTGTGCTCATAGTATAAGTCCAATCCAGCTCACCCAGCTTACCAATCAAAATTCATGGTCAGAAATGGTCAACACTGTATGTGTTTCGCACTCTTGAGATGATGCGTATATATGGTGGGAGATTAGACAATtaaatattttatttgtattAATGGGGTGTTGATTACTTTGTGTAGATGCCAGCGTGAAAGTTTGCAGGACTATAACTAGATCATCAGTTGGCACAATTTGCACAGAGGCTCATTGCAATAGCAATACATTGTGTGTGGTTGCTGTTTTGTGTTACAGCCACATAGAAATCTGTTCAACCATAATTACAGAGTGGGCATCCTACTATGGGAAACAGGCATGGAACACTTGGCCATACTGAAAATATACCAGCAAAAGTTCTCATTGTTTCTGCTTGTAGCTTTTACCTGTGTTTTGTTGGCGAACTTTTTAGAGGTGGGCAAATATGTGAAGTTTTGAATACAAATTTAATATTACACATTAACTATTCATATTCGAAAATGAGCTAGCATATGTATATTTTTGAATACCTATAATTagccaaatatttcgcaacagcCAACAGTTAAAATCTTGTTACTGTTCTCCATCTGTTAAACAAAGTAATCGCAAATTATCAGATGTGAAACAATGGGAATAGCTTTCGAAGCATCTCGGAAAGAAAATCAAAATTCAAGCTTTGTTTCCAGTTTCATGGCGGAAGCGTACGTGACAACTCGTGATTTTTgcttgtagtctgtcatttaTTGCTTATGACAATCTAGTCAGCGGCAGTTTTACAACCAGTGAGTCTTTTCTGGCAACGCCTTTCTTACGGCACACAAGTCCATcagcagctttttttctttttccactatTTCACATTTATTTTTGGCAACCATTTATTTAACGCTTTTGGAAAGTTACTCATACAACACTTattcattcttggaaagcttgtttgttcTAAAGATGTTAAGAGCCTATTCATGTAGTTTTTTAAGTGACAATTGGTCTCTTATAGGAAACGAGTGCACTTGCAGCGTAAAAGGAAAGGTTGAATTTCACTATATTGAAACTAAACCTTTTATgcaataagtacagtcgccgatggaTTTTTCTACATGAAAGgagtaaaaaaaattttatgaaTTATCGGGAAATCATAAAAACAaatttaaataaaaaagaaaaataattttgttaagACTTGTGAGTCTGCAATGAAAGGTAGTTTCATGCTGTGTCAACAATATCTTACATCGGCAGTacgaagtgaagccagccacattTTCACATCCACTCTGCCCTCACAGCTTCTAGTCTTGGCCGCAGTGAAATGATGCTATTACGAACATTGCCGGCAGCAGGGAGCAAATGCTTTGTCTggttctcgcttcaacgcgtctccTTAAGTTGAGATTACGCAGTCTCGAGTACTAAATGCgcaggaagacagcgcacataaTGCTACACCCGCTTTTTGTGCACACAGCAGATTACCTTTAAAAAAAAGGGCATACGGGTTTCGTTGGCACTCAGCCACATTGACAGCGATGTGCAGCCATGGATGCTCTAGAAAAGCATACACATGCCAACCTGCCCTCTGCCCCCCTTTCCCGTTGCTCTCGTGGATAGACAGTGCTCatcgagccaccatccttcttgacTCACCTTCACAGACTTACACTCGCACCCAAAGCGTGCAATGCGAGGGGCAGGATAGGagcttatcgcacttggactttacatggAACATGATGCTTCTCTGCTTAGCAGTTGTTCTTATTCGTGCAGTGCCCAATTGGAGAGGTCCATTCGCAAGCAGCTGTTTGTAATACAACTATTTGACTCTCTGCACCTGccaaagtttccatttattgtctctatATTTCTTTGTGGTGGCAGTGaatttttgttgtattgaaatcctgtataaacacactttgttatattgaggttcaagaTGATGTTCAATGAACAAGAAGAACTTGTAAAATGTTGAATACTCTGTTCTATAAAGAATTTTGTTATCTGAAGTTTGTCATATTGAAATTTAACTGTATAATcaaatttcgatataatgaagcaaattgctgattttactgaCTTTGCTATATCCAGGTCAGCCAAGCTCTGTCCATGGCCACACATATTCCATGTAGCACTTGCACTCCTTTATTCTAGTGCAGTGGCATTGTCAGGTCAGACGCTGCACACATGTGGCTCAAGATCAGCTGTGGATTTACTGATGCAAAATCGCTGTGTGTTCTACTCAAAACTGTTTCTTCCGCTGGCTAAGCTGTGTTATGGCACTGCTGTTTACAAATGCAAGTCTTGTACTGTTGTACAAAAGGTTTCAGTGCTGCCTCCCCATAAGTGTAATTATACACGAATACTCATACTTTTGCAGCACAATTGTcttatttttctcctttttgtccCTTTGACAATGCCTATACCTGCCTCTAGATGATGAGCTGGTCTCCTTGGCATCTCGTGATTAGGCCATGAAGGCCACCCTGCAGATCTGCCTTCATGCCCGCTGCGTAAAGAATTCATGAGGTTGCCTCGAAAACACCAGCCTCTAGCTCTCCTGTATCATTCATGCTGCACCTTTCCTCGCTGTACTATCCAAGAAAAATTTATGGCTGAAGTGTATGCCCATTCCCACATATATACCTTGATCTTTGTCACCTACACCATGTCGTTACCTACAGCCCCTACACGGTGTGGAATTGTAAAGTGCGACCCCACGCCAAACTTTGTGCTACTGAATAATTTTTGCCATCATGGTTTAACATGTGCGGCACTTTCAGCAGCAGCGCACTCATTCATTTTGATTACGCTTCACACGTTTTTAAAGTGCATGTCCACACATGTAGCTCGTGGATTAGCCCAGCTTCTAGCACACACACCCTCTCTAAGCGACTGGAACACGCGCACGAGCACACATAGCGAGAGAGTGATTGTGGAAGAGAAAGTGCACTGTTTTCTGCAACTCTTTATGGAGCACAGTTCAGCATGTAGCGTGCACACAGGATCTTATCAAATTCGTTCAAAGGGCCATGACTTTCTGAATAGCTCAGAGCTTTTCTGGCTGCGAAGCTCAAGTGGTGATGAGCAGCTATTATTTCTAGGTTACGTCGATCTGTGCGTCAGTCATATACAATGAATgcaagccctgaaaaaattagtgggaagtatacccgtggtattgcagatGATGAGCGCTAGCTAATCCACATTGTGTATTTTTTTAGTCCTAAGGTGAAACTCTTCAGATCTCTACGTTTCAAGATCGCGTTGTGATcagaaaatacc
Coding sequences within it:
- the LOC126531265 gene encoding uncharacterized protein isoform X1; translation: MIQILLVCGSKGVLPHSDRGTMAAKLQVPDFVTAFHAAQEKDRVRQQMRLPMHSSMASALLDNSGHEELRITKDQDSNTKSMILGSTPENFGGHDSLASHLSSIANKVGNMANRKTLVTAAAATVGAAAAVAAVPVVLSAVGFGTAGVSAGSTAAGIQSTMGGFIAKGSLFSLCQSWGAVGLPAATQAATAVAGAGLGGGAAAVGASTTVQSGAAKMGACLKTAASTTAAVVPAAVWFVASKTGTCLGSATAAVKAGAVAAGMHLGIGGTDAAADALDKLPAARL
- the LOC126531265 gene encoding uncharacterized protein isoform X4 → MASALLDNSGHEELRITKDQDSNTKSMILGSTPENFGGHDSLASHLSSIANKVGNMANRKTLVTAAAATVGAAAAVAAVPVVLSAVGFGTAGVSAGSTAAGIQSTMGGFIAKGSLFSLCQSWGAVGLPAATQAATAVAGAGLGGGAAAVGASTTVQSGAAKMGACLKTAASTTAAVVPAAVWFVASKTGTCLGSATAAVKAGAVAAGMHLGIGGTDAAADALDKLPAARL
- the LOC126531265 gene encoding uncharacterized protein isoform X2, coding for MIQILLVCGSKGVLPHSDRGTMAAKLQVPDFVTAFHAAQEKDRVRQQMRLPMHSSMASALLDNSGHEELRITKDQDSNTKSMILGSTPENFGGHDSLASHLSSIANKVGNMANRKTLVTAAAATVPVVLSAVGFGTAGVSAGSTAAGIQSTMGGFIAKGSLFSLCQSWGAVGLPAATQAATAVAGAGLGGGAAAVGASTTVQSGAAKMGACLKTAASTTAAVVPAAVWFVASKTGTCLGSATAAVKAGAVAAGMHLGIGGTDAAADALDKLPAARL
- the LOC126531265 gene encoding uncharacterized protein isoform X3, whose amino-acid sequence is MIQILLVCGSKGVLPHSDRGTMAAKLQVPDFVTAFHAAQEKDRVRQQMRLPMHSSMASALLDNSGHEELRITKDQDSNTKSMILGSTPENFGGHDSLASHLSSIANKVGNMANRKTLVTAAAATVGFGTAGVSAGSTAAGIQSTMGGFIAKGSLFSLCQSWGAVGLPAATQAATAVAGAGLGGGAAAVGASTTVQSGAAKMGACLKTAASTTAAVVPAAVWFVASKTGTCLGSATAAVKAGAVAAGMHLGIGGTDAAADALDKLPAARL